The proteins below are encoded in one region of Balaenoptera acutorostrata chromosome 11, mBalAcu1.1, whole genome shotgun sequence:
- the LOC103000202 gene encoding ras-related protein Rab-6B-like, giving the protein MKGSPDQRMDDAGTDRGSDVIILLVGNKTDLADKRQATIQEGEQRAKELSATFIETSAKTGYNVKQLFRRVASALPGMENVQEKSKEGMIDIKLDQPQESLASKGGCSR; this is encoded by the coding sequence ATGAAGGGCAGCCCAGACCAGCGGATGGATGATGCCGGGACAGACAGGGGCAGTGACGTCATCATCCTGCTGGTGGGCAACAAGACCGACCTGGCTGACAAGAGGCAGGCGACCATCCAGGAGGGCGAGCAGCGTGCCAAAGAACTGAGCGCCACGTTCATCGAGACCAGTGCCAAGACCGGCTACAACGTGAAGCAGCTCTTCCGACGTGTGGCCTCGGCTCTGCCTGGAATGGAGAATGTCcaggagaaaagcaaagaaggGATGATTGACATCAAGCTGGACCAACCCCAGGAGTCCCTGGCCAGCAAGGGCGGCTGCTCCCGCTAA